In a single window of the Diospyros lotus cultivar Yz01 chromosome 10, ASM1463336v1, whole genome shotgun sequence genome:
- the LOC127811830 gene encoding uncharacterized protein LOC127811830 yields MFEVLRSYRMKLNPLKCAFGVASGKFLGFMVNNRGIEANPEKIKALLDMRSPTKKKDVQSLTGQVTALSRFISKATDKCISFFNTLRKAQGFDWSEECELAFQQLKAYMGQAPLLSKPNDGEKLVVYLGVSEHALSAALVREEEGVQYPIYYVSKRLVDAETRYTLMEKLAYCLKPDTSGRLLKWAIELALLDLEYRPRTAIKGQALADFIVEFTGPAQVGEEASEGPSWELYVDGSSNDQGAGAGVMLISPEGHRILCALRFGFRATNNEVEYEALLAGLRLAKEVRAEAVVILSDSQLVVNQIRGEYQAKGAKMVAYLLKARELLALLPKFEVRQIPRSQNSHADALARLATARDTEFLGAIPVEFLAAPSTE; encoded by the exons AAGTGCGCTTTTGGAGTGGCTTCCGGGAAATTCTTGGGATTCATGGTCAACAACAGAGGCATCGAGGCCAACCCGGAGAAAATAAAGGCCTTGCTGGATATGAGATCTCCCACAAAGAAGAAGGATGTACAGAGCCTTACCGGTCAGGTCACTGCCCTGAGCCGATTTATCTCCAAAGCGACTGACAAGtgtatttctttcttcaatACGTTAAGGAAGGCCCAAGGCTTCGATTGGAGTGAAGAATGCGAGCTCGCCTTCCAGCAGTTGAAGGCGTATATGGGACAAGCGCCGCTACTTTCAAAACCTAACGATGGGGAAAAATTGGTCGTCTATCTGGGAGTGTCAGAGCACGCTCTTAGCGCAGCATTGGTTCGGGAGGAAGAAGGGGTGCAATACCCCATTTACTACGTCAGCAAGAGATTGGTGGACGCGGAAACAAGGTACACACTGATGGAGAAGCTCGCATACTGCCTA AAACCAGACACCTCAGGTCGCCTGTTGAAATGGGCGATCGAGCTCGCTCTGCTCGACTTGGAATATAGACCAAGGACGGCTATCAAAGGGCAAGCACTCGCGGATTTCATTGTTGAATTCACTGGACCAGCCCAAGTGGGAGAAGAAGCCTCGGAAGGACCATCCTGGGAACTATATGTTGACGGATCGTCAAACGATCAAGGAGCTGGGGCTGGAGTTATGTTAATCAGCCCGGAGGGCCACAGGATCCTCTGTGCCCTACGATTCGGTTTTCGAGCTACCAACAATGAGGTGGAGTACGAGGCATTGCTCGCAGGGCTACGGCTGGCAAAAGAAGTACGAGCTGAAGCAGTTGTAATCCTCAGCGACTCCCAACTGGTCGTTAATCAAATACGAGGGGAATATCAAGCGAAAGGTGCAAAGATGGTGGCATACCTGCTCAAAGCGCGTGAACTTCTGGCCCTTCTCCCAAAATTCGAGGTACGCCAGATTCCCCGTTCTCAAAATTCCCATGCAGACGCACTAGCTCGACTGGCAACTGCGCGAGATACAGAGTTCTTGGGGGCTATACCGGTGGAATTTCTAGCTGCCCCTAGCACGGAATAA